The following are encoded together in the Takifugu flavidus isolate HTHZ2018 chromosome 22, ASM371156v2, whole genome shotgun sequence genome:
- the LOC130519168 gene encoding WASH complex subunit 3-like: protein MDEDGLPLMGSGVDLHMVPAIQQRRIVAFFNQFVVHTVRFVNRFAIVCEEKLANISLRIQQIETTLSILEAKLSSIPGLEDVTVDGLDHVAQSNGPTTENQIQTADRASEAPPMTAPEPQQAEAPAENVMTVARDSRYARYLKMVQVGVPVMAIRNKMVAEGLDPNLLETPDAPVPEGGSGSTQDQDVGGTSSDSESSFSD from the exons ATGGACGAGGACGGGCTACCGTTGATGGGCTCAGGAGTTGATCTTCACATG GTCCCTGCTATTCAGCAGAGACGGATCGTCGCCTTTTTCAACCAGTTTGTGGTGCACACAGTACGATTCGTCAACCGTTTTGCTATAGTTTGTGAAGAG AAACTTGCCAACATATCTCTGCGCATACAGCAGATTGAGACGACCCTGTCCATTTTGGAAGCTAAG CTGTCCTCCATTCCTGGACTTGAGGATGTAACAGTGGATGGACTCGATCACGTTGCTCAGTCCAACGGACCCACAACTGAAAACCAGATCCAGACAGCGGATAGAGCATCAGAGGCTCCTCCAATG ACTGCACCAGAGCCACAACAGGCAGAAGCACCTGCGGAGAATGTGATGACTGTTGCCAGAGACTCTCGATATGCCCGATACCTGAAAATGGTTCAAGTG GGAGTTCCTGTCATGGCTATAAGGAATAAAATGGTTGCAGAGGGTCTGGATCCAAACTTGCTTGA AACGCCAGATGCACCCGTTCCTGAGGGAGGATCCGGGAGCACCCAGGATCAGGATGTTGGCGGCACCAGCTCTGACAGTGAATCCTCTTTTAGCGACTGA